The following are from one region of the Trichoderma breve strain T069 chromosome 5, whole genome shotgun sequence genome:
- a CDS encoding methyltransferase domain-containing protein: MSTCRSSSFMSWGKSSLARLAPLNSTQFAAAPRRFYAVASGSTRFQVFDRRVKWLQKERSASNEEESRQADYLKDEVAIRLTERLLDIKRHFPKVLDLGANSCNVAKALTRENPDPDPNTPLSPSLSDRIGELVATDSSEARLYRDASHDFNKKIAITRQVVDDEETVSFEPESFDLVLSSLSLHWINDLPGVLSQINNILKPDCPFIGAMLGGDTLFELRTSLQLAEQERRGGMSPHVSPLADVRDVGGLLQKAGFKMLTVDVDDIIVDYPDTFALMQDLQAMGESNAILNREMGPIRRDVLLANDAIYRALHGNPDGSIPATFRIIYMIGWREGENQPKPLARGSGETNLKDILEKKE; encoded by the exons ATGTCCACGTGTCGCTCATCCTCATTCATGAGCTGGGGCAAAAGCAGCCTCGCCAGGCTTGCCCCTCTCAACAGCACCCAGTTCGCAGCTGCCCCTCGCCGATTCTATGCGGTCGCTTCCGGATCAACTCGATTCCAAGTCTTTGATCGGAGGGTCAAATGGCTTCAGAAGGAGCGCTCAGCTTCCAATGAGGAAGAGAGTCGTCAGGCAGACTATCTAAAGGACGAAGTAGCTATACGGCTCACAGAGAGACTTCTT GATATCAAACGGCACTTCCCCAAGGTTCTCGACCTCGGCGCCAATTCCTGCAATGTCGCAAAAGCATTGACGCGCGAGAATCCCGACCCTGATCCCAACACGCCACTGTCACCGTCGCTGTCGGACCGCATCGGCGAGCTCGTCGCAACCGATTCCTCCGAGGCCAGGCTCTACCGAGATGCCAGCCACGATttcaacaagaagattgccattACCCGCCAAGTCgtcgacgatgaagagactGTATCGTTTGAGCCAGAGTCGTTTGATCTTGTGTTGAGCTCCCTGAGCTTGCACTGGATCAACGATCTCCCCGGAGTGCTGTCCCAGATCAACAACATCCTCAAGCCGGACTGCCCATTCATCGGCGCAATGCTTGGAGGCGATACGCTGTTTGAGCTTCGGACGTCACTACAGCTGGCGGAGCAGGAACGGAGAGGCGGCATGTCTCCCCACGTCTCGCCGCTGGCTGACGTGCGTGATGTCGGCGGCCTGCTGCAGAAGGCAGGCTTCAAGATGCTGACTGTAGACGTTGACGACATCATTGTCGACTACCCCGATACATTTGCCCTTATGCAGGATCTTCAGGCTATGGGCGAGAGCAACGCCATTTTAAACCGCGAGATGGGACCTATCCGGAGAGATGTTCTGCTTGCCAACGATGCCATATATCGGGCCCTGCATGGTAACCCCGACGGATCAATTCCTGCCACCTTTAGAATTATATACATGATTGGTTGGCGTGAAGGTGAGAACCAGCCGAAGCCGCTGGCTAGAGGAAGTGGAGAGACGAATCTAAAAGACATTCTGGAA